The proteins below are encoded in one region of Balaenoptera ricei isolate mBalRic1 chromosome 6, mBalRic1.hap2, whole genome shotgun sequence:
- the IZUMO3 gene encoding izumo sperm-egg fusion protein 3 isoform X1, with product MGDLRLLLLLPLSLAAFHGVKGCLECDPKFIEDIKSLLVKLVPSEVPGRTHLLERQIKEMIRLSFKVSHRDKMLRVLAVQKVVNLRTWLKNELYKLSNETWKGVLILQVKLLDVRQNLESKLKELLKNFSEVACSEDCVVTEGPILDCWTCLRITTRCFKGEYCAEDDPKKAENQEIALFLILLAEGVILGGALLLFHFCISHRRKMKAIRRSLKKYLEKKLEELMGIMDEKEKDFGGGK from the exons ATGGGAGACCTGCGGCTGCTCCTGCTCCTGCCCCTGTCCCTGGCAGCCTTCCACGGGGTCAAAGGCTGTTTGGAATGTGACCCCAAATTCATCGAGGATATTAAGTCCTTGCTGGTAAAGCTGGTACCCTCAGAAGTCCCTGGCCGAACTCATCTGCTTGAACGGCAGATTAAGGAGATGATCCGTTTAAGCTTCAAGGTCTCCCACAGGGACAAGATGCTTCGGGTGTTGG CTGTTCAAAAGGTTGTCAATTTGAGAACATGGCTGAAGAATGAACTTTATAAACTGAGCAATGAAACATGGAAAG GTGTCCTTATCCTTCAAGTCAAGCTTCTCGATGTCCGCCAAAACCTGGAATCCAAACTGAAAGAACTattaaagaacttctctgaagtTG CTTGTTCTGAAGATTGTG TCGTGACTGAAGGTCCTATCCTGGATTGTTGGACCTGTCTTCGCATCACCACTCGGTGCTTCAAAGGAGAATATTGTGCAG AAGATGATCCAAAGAAGGCTGAGAATCAAGAGATTGCACTATTTCTGATATTATTAGCAGAAGGTGTAATACTGGGAGGTGCTTTGTTACT ATTCCATTTTTGCATCTCTCATCGGAGGAAAATGAAGGCAATACGAAGGTCATTAAAGAAATACTTGGAGAAGAAACTTGAAGAATTAATGGGGATAATGGATGAGAAGGAGAAAGATTTTGGAGGCGGAAAATAA
- the IZUMO3 gene encoding izumo sperm-egg fusion protein 3 isoform X2: protein MGDLRLLLLLPLSLAAFHGVKGCLECDPKFIEDIKSLLVKLVPSEVPGRTHLLERQIKEMIRLSFKVSHRDKMLRVLAVQKVVNLRTWLKNELYKLSNETWKGVLILQVKLLDVRQNLESKLKELLKNFSEVVVTEGPILDCWTCLRITTRCFKGEYCAEDDPKKAENQEIALFLILLAEGVILGGALLLFHFCISHRRKMKAIRRSLKKYLEKKLEELMGIMDEKEKDFGGGK, encoded by the exons ATGGGAGACCTGCGGCTGCTCCTGCTCCTGCCCCTGTCCCTGGCAGCCTTCCACGGGGTCAAAGGCTGTTTGGAATGTGACCCCAAATTCATCGAGGATATTAAGTCCTTGCTGGTAAAGCTGGTACCCTCAGAAGTCCCTGGCCGAACTCATCTGCTTGAACGGCAGATTAAGGAGATGATCCGTTTAAGCTTCAAGGTCTCCCACAGGGACAAGATGCTTCGGGTGTTGG CTGTTCAAAAGGTTGTCAATTTGAGAACATGGCTGAAGAATGAACTTTATAAACTGAGCAATGAAACATGGAAAG GTGTCCTTATCCTTCAAGTCAAGCTTCTCGATGTCCGCCAAAACCTGGAATCCAAACTGAAAGAACTattaaagaacttctctgaagtTG TCGTGACTGAAGGTCCTATCCTGGATTGTTGGACCTGTCTTCGCATCACCACTCGGTGCTTCAAAGGAGAATATTGTGCAG AAGATGATCCAAAGAAGGCTGAGAATCAAGAGATTGCACTATTTCTGATATTATTAGCAGAAGGTGTAATACTGGGAGGTGCTTTGTTACT ATTCCATTTTTGCATCTCTCATCGGAGGAAAATGAAGGCAATACGAAGGTCATTAAAGAAATACTTGGAGAAGAAACTTGAAGAATTAATGGGGATAATGGATGAGAAGGAGAAAGATTTTGGAGGCGGAAAATAA